The following is a genomic window from Pirellulaceae bacterium.
AGCTCATCGCCCTCCGCCGGTTGATTATAGTCAATCCACCCGTTACCATGGCTTTCTTGAAGTAGAACAGCCTGAACACGGTGTTCGGGCAACGCGACAGGACACTTTTTGCGAAGTTGGACAAATGGCAGAAGGCACTATCAAGCGACTCACGGACAAGGGCTTTGGTTTTATTGACGTGGGGAGCGAAAAAGACCTATTCTTTCACTCGTCAAGTCTCGAAGGGGTGAGCTACGACGAGCTCCGAGAAGGACAACGAGTGTCATTTACCGAAGGACGTGGACCTAAAGGCCCATGTGCCGAGAACGTCACGCTGGCCTAACGGAGCGTCGTACAACTCTTGACGTGCGATACAACGCAACCAAAGACAGTTGATCGA
Proteins encoded in this region:
- a CDS encoding cold shock domain-containing protein; protein product: MAEGTIKRLTDKGFGFIDVGSEKDLFFHSSSLEGVSYDELREGQRVSFTEGRGPKGPCAENVTLA